From Bombina bombina isolate aBomBom1 chromosome 1, aBomBom1.pri, whole genome shotgun sequence:
agcctaggagggatcatgtgaccagctttgctgggctctttgccatttcctgttggggaagagaatatcccacaagtaaggatgacgccgtggaccggacacacctatgttggagaaatatgattAAACATTTTTCTTAAAACATCCTGTATTACACATTTACAAGTGTATTTTTAGTTTGTGAATAGGAAATAAAAGGAACTTTAAGACATATGGAAAATCACACAAGATGAGAAGGGAAGAGAGGTGATATGATAAACAATCAAGTATATGGTTACCTAATAAATCTAGGGCTGAATGTATTTATCACAATAAGATCAATACTAGAACAAGAGGACATGATCTCTAGCAGGAGAGCAATAGGTTAAGGAGTATTTTTGccaaagcacttctttacagaaagggtgggtgATTCATGGAAAAAACGTCCAATAGAGGCGGTAAGAACAAGTTCTCAACCAACCAACTTATGAAGTCAGAaagataaataaagaataaaagggTGAGGAACCCAATAAGGTCTGAGGTTTTAGAACATACAGGGAAGGAGTAAGTCTGGAAAACAGATGGGTCCTCACGTGGAGTTAAATGTAGTTTCCGTGTAAGTGACAGGTTTGGGTAGTTATATGGGCTGGGAGGATGGGCGGTGGTTTGAGGAGTGTAAAGAAAGAGAAACGTCAGCCCTTAATCCTAAGCAGCATCCTTCCTGCCCGCTGTCTCTCCTTCCTGCAGAGAGTGAGTGCTCCCGTCACTTGTATCCTATCCGGAGATTTCATAAACGCCAGAGGCAGTAGGGAGACCCAAGGAGCGCACAGCCTGACTTTATAAGGCACTGAGAACACATTAGACTGAGGGCTCTAGAATAAGCATGAATACAATGATGGCAGAGGAGGGGCAGAAAGGAAAGTGAATTCAGCAGAAAGGGAAAGATTTATTGACATATCTCATTTTTTAAAGAGGATTCCAACATTTATCAGGGTCATACGGTACTTCAGGATTTATTCTTCTCATGACATGTTATGGAGAGggaaaaaagaggaagagagaacAGCAGACACAAATAGAAGACAGGGAGATAACTCACGAGTGGCCGGTAGCTGGGATAAAATATATGCAGCAGTGAACCCGCGAGTCTGGAATCCGCTTCTTGCGATTGATGTTCACCTCTTCCTGCAAGTACTTCTCATACTGGTCATTGATGAATTGCATGATGGGCATCCAGCTAAACAGGCATAGAGAGTGAGACGTATATAACGTAAATTCACTAAGTTTAGTACTTGTTTCAGAGTGAGAACCAACTGTTGTTATTCTATTCACTTTTTGAAAGGATTATATTGGGGAATAGGAATTCTACCTCATATTGTAAATTGCACCCATGCCCTGTTTTTCCTCACCAGTTCTCATTATTGATATGATCTCCAAAGCCGGGTGTATCAATAACCGTCAGCTTCATCCGCACACCTTTCTCCTCGATTTCTGTAAGAGAATCACAGGATCTGACATTAGAGGATGAATTCCTTGGTGACACGAATGAGTCTTGTGGGCAGAGCATGCTGCCCCCCCACCCTAGGCCCATGGTGTAAGAAGGCAACATGCATCCttcagagggatagggagagaatACAATTCCAGACATGGGAGAGAGAAATGGCATCTGCTAGCAGCTCACCATGAGTAACACTCTTGATTTCCACAGTTTTGGGGATTCGCTCTTCAGGCGTAGGTTGCACTGATTTTCTGCTCACTTTAGATTTGAAGAGTGTGTTTATTAATGTGGATTTCCCTAATCCGCTCTGACCTGAGATCAGAAAAGAAGAGTATGAGTGAAGGAGATGGAATATTAGCAATCACTGAGAATAAACAAAAATACTCCGTTATACACACAAATCACGACCCCCCCTAGTGTGCACACAACCGTCATATAAGCAATCCACTCTAAGCACCTACACACAAAAGGTGTTTACCCAAACAAACAAGGGCACAATCCATACTCTTACCCACACGCACTAACTATACTTTTACCTACCTACTTCATACATTCTTATACAATGAAACAAAACTAGGCAATTAGCATTCTTAGGAGATGAACTGGGAGATTCATAAAGCTGTAGCCTTATTAAATACTTAGGAGTCTTGAAGTCTCCTGCCTGTAAAAATGACTCTAATCTTAAGTTTTTCATGGGAGAGGAAATTTAAAAAGAACTGAGAGTTTCTTTTATCATGTCAACACGCTGTCCTCAGATCTGCACAATGTTAAAGTCATGAAGGccacataatataaatatacacatatggctttaattatttacacaaatgtgGCTAAACCAAACACACAGAAAGGTCTGGGGATTTATATGCTCCCATAATGCTTTGTACTCACAAACTAGTTGCTCTCACACGTGGGCTTTCTGCCACATACTGTACGTGTTCTAGAGAAATCATCCGCTACTGTAGCATTTGTGGATTCATGGGATCTTGGGAAAGACCTTAATTGTTCCCCTCTGATAAGATGCTAAATGCACTCACCCACAACCATGATGTTTAACTCGAAGCCCTGCTTCATGGCCTTTTTCCTCATCTGCTCCAAGATGGCATCAATTCCCACATATCCGaaatccactggtttctcccctACAGCTCGGGCAGGTAGGGCCTGCTTTACCCCGATGTCCCTGATAGTATCAGTCATGATGGCTCCGTATCCTTGAGGGTCCTCACAAACTGTGGAGACAAGAAGAGAGATAATTTAGTACTAGgactacatatttttgtaaaagaaCACAAAGTCCTTCACCCAGTACACAACACCTTCCCAACCAAACTAGAGCAATGGGTCTAAGACACACATGACACCTCCAGTAAAACGGCTTTGAAGTACTCTTATATACACAAGTTGTGAGTAGAACAGTTGTGAGTAGAACAGTTTATCAGTCAGATTGATGACTCAAACTAGAGAATAGGAAAACTAGTAATGTTTTGTTTGCTCAGGGGCTGAATGTccgcaacccccccaaaaaaaaacatgtaatacaGTTAGTTATCCATAACGCTAGTAAGGCTATAGACAGCAATAAACAGTCTCTTGTCTCCTCATATCCCAGGATGCACTTCTACAACCTCTTTGGCACAATTAAATGTCTAGTTTTACAATAAATAGACAAAACCTAGATTGTTTTGGGGATAAGTAGATCAAggacggaactaccattggtgcagtggcATCAGGGCCCAAGTACTAggggggcctatagcagccagtctatacataggtgtgtgcagaatgtgtacaattgtAATGCAGGGGAGccctttattagtgcaggttgtctTATCCATATAAAttatcaaaatcattatacagagcagcatgtatatcatTACTAAGTTACCGCTGAGGGGGCACAAAAATGTTTTGCACCAGGACCTCTGTTGAGTGGGCCAGATACTGATGTAGATAAAACACATTccaattaaatataaacacataaataaaaaggtGCACAATAAGAATATTAAGTTGCATTTGCTGCCGTCACTAGTGAACGAAGTCAACAAGTCCcattaaagccttttattttaaaacacaaaatacaaataaatctgtTCCTCCATGTACTGTATTCCCAGTCTATAGACCATCTGGCTTCTGATTATTAATTGTCTGACCCACTCCCCAGCAAAAGCTGCTCTGGGACAAGTGGAAGTAAATGAAGTGACAATCCCTTTGCATATATTGTCATCTAGCTCAGCCAGGTAGAGGGGCCGTCTTATTAATAACTGTACATCTTGGGGGTTGGGGGGGGTGCATGCTCGATCCATATATGCTCACTCTGCCCTTCAGTAATGATCTCATTAGGGAGCCTTCAAGAGACCCTAGAGAAATAGtatttatttctttaatataaaaatgttctgCTCTTGACAACACCGACACGGCATACTGCCAGGTTCCGCCTCTCTAGCACGGCCTAGTCAGCCTGATCATCACATAACTGATGTAAAACAAACTTTAAATAAGAAGCCACAAAAGGCTGTAGGTATGAAGAAAACCTTTTTACATGAATATCCGCAGTT
This genomic window contains:
- the SEPTIN9 gene encoding septin-9 isoform X4: MTDTIRDIGVKQALPARAVGEKPVDFGYVGIDAILEQMRKKAMKQGFELNIMVVGQSGLGKSTLINTLFKSKVSRKSVQPTPEERIPKTVEIKSVTHEIEEKGVRMKLTVIDTPGFGDHINNENCWMPIMQFINDQYEKYLQEEVNINRKKRIPDSRVHCCIYFIPATGHSLRPLDIEFMRRLSKVVNIVPVIAKADTLTLEERDYFKQRIRADLQNNGIDIYPQKEFDEDAEDRLVNEKIREIIPFAVVGSDQEYQINGRRILGRKTKWGTIEVENTGHCEFACLRDLLIRTHMQNIKDITSSIHFEAYRVRRLQESNGMSNGTSERDNEM